In the genome of Dehalobacter sp., one region contains:
- a CDS encoding 3-isopropylmalate dehydrogenase — translation MRKIAVIGGDGTGPEVVREGLKVLDAVNKKFGIKMNYTHFDFGGEKYLKTGEVLSETDINELKKFDAIYLGAIGHPDVKPGILEKGILLRLRFELDQYINLRPIKLYPNVETPLKDKKPEDIDFVVVRENTEGLYVGAGGYLKKGTEDEVAIQTSINSRKGVERCIRYAFEYARKRNKKRTITLCGKTNVLTFAFDLWERVFHEVGEKDYPDIKREYAHVDATNVLMVENPEWFDVIVTDNMFGDIITDLGAMVQGGMGVAAGGNINPYGVSMFEPIGGSAPKHTGKNVINPIAAIGAAMMMLETFGELKAAEVVEAAIVETMQQMKSMAAGKMGYTTTEIGDMVAKAVS, via the coding sequence ATGCGCAAAATTGCAGTTATCGGTGGTGATGGTACAGGACCTGAAGTTGTTCGCGAAGGGTTAAAGGTTCTAGATGCAGTAAATAAAAAATTTGGCATAAAAATGAATTATACCCATTTCGATTTCGGTGGTGAAAAATATCTTAAAACCGGTGAAGTGCTGTCGGAGACGGATATAAATGAGCTCAAGAAGTTTGATGCTATATATCTGGGAGCCATTGGTCATCCAGATGTCAAACCCGGCATTCTGGAAAAAGGGATATTGCTCAGGCTCAGGTTCGAGTTGGATCAGTATATAAACCTGCGACCTATTAAACTGTACCCAAATGTAGAAACTCCATTAAAAGATAAAAAACCGGAGGACATAGATTTTGTCGTTGTGCGGGAAAACACGGAGGGCTTATATGTTGGCGCCGGAGGTTATTTGAAGAAGGGGACTGAAGATGAAGTCGCAATCCAAACTTCTATAAACTCCCGTAAGGGTGTTGAGCGGTGTATCCGCTATGCATTTGAATATGCGCGAAAGCGAAACAAGAAAAGAACCATTACATTATGCGGAAAGACGAACGTGCTAACATTTGCGTTTGACCTCTGGGAGCGGGTGTTTCATGAAGTGGGTGAAAAGGATTACCCAGATATCAAGCGTGAATACGCACACGTCGATGCCACTAACGTGTTGATGGTCGAGAATCCTGAGTGGTTTGACGTCATTGTTACTGACAATATGTTCGGCGATATCATAACTGATCTGGGGGCGATGGTTCAAGGGGGTATGGGCGTCGCTGCCGGTGGCAATATAAACCCATACGGAGTCTCAATGTTTGAACCTATTGGTGGCAGTGCTCCTAAGCATACGGGTAAAAATGTGATTAATCCTATAGCGGCAATTGGTGCGGCCATGATGATGCTGGAAACTTTTGGGGAGTTAAAAGCTGCCGAGGTAGTTGAAGCTGCTATTGTCGAAACCATGCAGCAGATGAAAAGCATGGCAGCTGGCAAAATGGGTTATACAACTACTGAGATAGGCGATATGGTTGCAAAAGCAGTGAGCTAA
- the folD gene encoding bifunctional methylenetetrahydrofolate dehydrogenase/methenyltetrahydrofolate cyclohydrolase FolD yields MAILIDGKSIAATIRGEIASEVDHLIARGIKPGLAVILVGDNTASKVYIKMKEKACKEVGIFSDEYKLPANTTEDELLTLIIRLNSDIRIHGILVQLPLPTHIDEAKILEAISPSKDVDGFHPYNTGRLVMGKALFYPCTPYGIMIMLKESGIEIAGKEVVVVGRSNIVGKPVAFMCLHANATVTLCHSKTRNLAEKVKMADILIVAVGRPEMIKGAWIKEGAVVIDVGVNRIDDNKLVGDVEFEIASQRASHITPVPGGVGPMTITMLLSNTLLSAKVTAQ; encoded by the coding sequence ATGGCAATACTGATTGATGGAAAGTCCATCGCAGCTACAATTAGAGGCGAAATTGCTTCAGAAGTAGATCACCTGATAGCACGCGGAATTAAACCCGGCTTAGCAGTAATTCTGGTTGGAGACAACACGGCAAGCAAGGTTTACATAAAGATGAAAGAAAAGGCCTGCAAGGAAGTGGGAATTTTCTCAGATGAATACAAGCTTCCTGCCAATACAACGGAAGATGAACTGCTGACCTTGATTATAAGGCTGAATAGCGACATTCGGATACATGGCATCCTGGTGCAACTCCCTCTTCCAACTCATATCGATGAAGCGAAAATCCTGGAAGCAATTTCGCCTAGCAAGGACGTAGACGGCTTTCATCCATATAACACAGGACGCCTGGTCATGGGAAAGGCACTCTTTTATCCCTGCACGCCTTACGGAATTATGATTATGCTGAAAGAATCTGGAATAGAGATTGCCGGCAAAGAAGTGGTCGTTGTCGGTCGTTCTAATATTGTTGGTAAACCGGTTGCATTCATGTGCCTCCATGCAAATGCTACGGTAACCCTTTGCCACTCTAAAACCCGTAATCTGGCGGAAAAGGTAAAAATGGCAGACATCCTAATTGTGGCAGTTGGCCGGCCGGAAATGATTAAAGGAGCCTGGATAAAAGAAGGAGCAGTCGTAATTGATGTGGGAGTCAATCGCATCGATGACAATAAACTGGTCGGTGACGTGGAATTTGAAATTGCCTCTCAGAGAGCCTCCCATATAACTCCAGTTCCTGGCGGTGTCGGCCCCATGACGATTACCATGCTACTCTCCAATACACTACTATCCGCAAAGGTGACCGCTCAATAG
- a CDS encoding integrase domain-containing protein: MSSKLQHEAKKLVGKNYGKASMTTEKLVGNIERIAEFMGTQGLQSIRHIKSKHVERFFSSISKLSPSTRANYATAMREIAESIGKKNIMPRTNLDIGIDRADRYSPKHGNIEKMMEIRNVLYSKGEWRGLAYDLQREFGLRIKESLLSNKTLEINGKEFLIVKGAKGGRPRNLEIQNLEQADVVKRVQEYIRQSGGSSLMPPEKTLAQGYKSQVNAISRAGGTKENAANSHLWRHEKAREMTARGSKDAEIAQHLGHGREGVVRHYK, from the coding sequence ATGAGCAGCAAACTGCAACATGAAGCGAAAAAACTTGTAGGTAAAAATTATGGGAAAGCGAGCATGACAACAGAAAAGTTAGTAGGAAACATTGAAAGGATTGCAGAATTCATGGGAACACAGGGTTTACAGTCAATTCGACATATCAAAAGTAAGCATGTCGAGAGGTTCTTTTCTTCAATCAGCAAGTTATCCCCCTCGACGAGAGCAAACTATGCCACGGCAATGCGCGAAATAGCGGAAAGCATAGGTAAAAAAAACATAATGCCCCGTACAAATCTTGATATTGGTATAGATCGCGCCGACCGTTACAGCCCAAAACATGGCAACATTGAAAAAATGATGGAGATTCGTAACGTGCTCTATTCAAAAGGTGAATGGAGGGGATTAGCCTACGATCTGCAGCGAGAATTTGGACTCCGAATCAAGGAGAGCCTGCTTTCAAACAAGACTCTAGAAATTAATGGGAAAGAGTTTTTGATCGTAAAAGGTGCAAAGGGCGGGCGACCTCGGAATCTTGAAATTCAAAATCTAGAGCAGGCTGATGTTGTTAAACGTGTCCAGGAGTATATTCGTCAATCTGGAGGAAGCTCCCTGATGCCCCCAGAAAAGACTCTCGCTCAAGGTTATAAAAGTCAGGTTAATGCAATCAGTCGGGCCGGGGGTACTAAAGAGAATGCTGCAAATAGCCATTTGTGGCGGCATGAAAAAGCACGAGAAATGACTGCGAGAGGATCCAAGGATGCAGAAATTGCGCAACATTTGGGACATGGCAGGGAAGGGGTCGTCAGGCACTATAAGTGA